Proteins encoded in a region of the Streptomyces liliiviolaceus genome:
- a CDS encoding glycoside hydrolase family 6 protein: MVALASAVVAAGTVTGVMSALDGGGGGDEARPDVSGTPFLQPLPYLPTPLPSATSGSPSPSPSPSASASKARPGPKPSKSVAAEPRTEPASARLYRHGDSQVLDWVRANPDDPRRPVIESRIADRPAAVWFADYTPSNITARVRAVTSAGAAKGGVPVVVPYAIPDRDCGGASQGGAPDLGAYDGWIEKFAAGLGSREVVVILEPDAIAQSDCLSEGQRTARFDALARAGRVLKTANPNARVYFDAGHSDWNSPRKQAGLLRRAGAASGASSDGIFSNVSNFNRTGDEVAYARRTLDALGGPASLGAVIDTSRNGNGAPADGEWCDPAGRKLGQAPTLSTGEARIDAYLWVKLPGESDGCRGTPGTFTPDYAYDLAR, from the coding sequence ATGGTGGCGCTGGCCTCCGCCGTCGTCGCGGCCGGCACCGTGACGGGGGTGATGTCCGCGCTGGACGGCGGTGGGGGCGGAGACGAGGCGCGCCCCGACGTGTCCGGCACACCCTTCCTGCAGCCGCTGCCCTACCTGCCCACCCCTCTGCCGTCGGCGACCTCCGGCTCCCCGTCGCCCTCGCCCTCGCCGTCCGCGTCGGCGTCGAAGGCGAGGCCAGGCCCGAAGCCGTCGAAGTCCGTGGCAGCGGAGCCGAGGACCGAGCCCGCGTCCGCGCGGCTGTACCGCCACGGCGACTCCCAGGTCCTGGACTGGGTCCGGGCCAACCCCGACGACCCGCGCCGCCCGGTCATCGAGTCCCGGATAGCCGACCGCCCCGCCGCGGTCTGGTTCGCGGACTACACGCCGTCGAACATCACCGCCCGCGTCAGGGCGGTCACCTCGGCCGGGGCGGCGAAGGGCGGCGTGCCCGTCGTCGTCCCGTACGCGATACCGGACCGCGACTGCGGCGGGGCCTCGCAGGGCGGCGCGCCCGACCTCGGCGCGTACGACGGGTGGATCGAGAAGTTCGCGGCGGGCCTCGGCAGCCGTGAGGTCGTGGTGATCCTGGAGCCCGACGCGATCGCCCAGTCGGACTGTCTCTCCGAGGGGCAACGGACTGCCCGTTTCGACGCGTTGGCCCGCGCCGGCCGGGTTCTGAAGACCGCGAATCCGAACGCGCGGGTCTACTTCGACGCGGGCCACTCGGACTGGAACTCGCCGCGGAAGCAGGCCGGACTGCTGCGCCGGGCCGGAGCCGCGTCCGGCGCCTCCTCGGACGGGATCTTCAGCAACGTCTCCAACTTCAACCGCACGGGCGACGAGGTCGCGTACGCCCGCCGGACCCTCGACGCGCTCGGCGGCCCGGCGAGCCTGGGAGCCGTCATCGACACCAGCCGCAACGGCAACGGCGCCCCGGCCGACGGCGAGTGGTGCGACCCCGCGGGCCGCAAACTGGGACAGGCGCCGACCCTGAGCACCGGAGAGGCCAGGATCGACGCCTATCTGTGGGTGAAGCTGCCGGGCGAGTCCGACGGCTGCCGGGGTACGCCGGGAACGTTCACGCCGGACTACGCCTACGACTTGGCGCGCTGA
- a CDS encoding DUF5995 family protein — protein MVRLERFAQDTVLVHGLDAVVRRMRALDALWPERDGVAVFNRVYLAVTEEVSRRVDAGHFSDVRAAVTLDVRFAERYLGAVEAVARDRRPPACWRPLFQLRGHPGVRPLQFALAGINAHIGHDLALAVVDACRTLGCEPGELEDEFDRVGEVLISLEERIREDLMPGPDLLQIADPLTHLLGAWSLDRARDAAWSAARAVWALRELPDMAEEFTDRLDAGVGLVGRCLLTPLEPPPYRARPAR, from the coding sequence ATGGTGCGGTTGGAGCGCTTCGCGCAAGACACGGTCCTCGTCCACGGCCTCGACGCGGTGGTACGCCGTATGCGTGCGCTCGACGCGCTCTGGCCGGAGCGGGACGGTGTCGCGGTCTTCAACCGGGTGTACCTCGCCGTCACCGAGGAGGTCTCCAGACGTGTGGACGCGGGGCACTTCAGCGACGTACGGGCCGCGGTCACGCTGGATGTGCGGTTCGCGGAGCGGTACCTCGGGGCGGTCGAGGCGGTCGCCCGGGACCGCCGGCCGCCCGCCTGCTGGCGGCCGCTGTTCCAGTTGCGGGGGCATCCGGGGGTACGTCCGCTGCAGTTCGCCCTCGCCGGTATCAATGCGCACATCGGGCACGATCTCGCGCTCGCGGTGGTGGACGCGTGTCGTACGCTCGGCTGCGAACCGGGGGAGCTGGAGGACGAGTTCGACCGGGTCGGCGAGGTCCTGATCTCTCTGGAGGAGCGGATCCGTGAGGACCTGATGCCGGGGCCCGACCTGCTCCAGATCGCCGATCCGCTGACGCATCTGCTGGGGGCGTGGAGCCTCGACCGGGCCCGGGACGCGGCGTGGTCCGCTGCGCGGGCGGTCTGGGCGTTGCGGGAACTCCCCGACATGGCGGAGGAGTTCACGGACCGCCTCGACGCGGGGGTGGGCCTGGTCGGCCGCTGCCTACTCACACCCCTGGAGCCCCCGCCCTACAGGGCACGGCCCGCCCGCTGA
- a CDS encoding flavin monoamine oxidase family protein, producing the protein MTSTVPPAVPHTDAQPPITMFGPDFPYAYDDFLAHPAGLGQIPATELGTEVAVIGGGLSGIVTAYELMKMGLKPVVYEADKIGGRLRTVGFEGCDPSLTAEMGAMRFPPSSTALQHYIDLVGLRTEPFPNPLSETTPSTVVDLKGESHYARTLADLPQVYRDVAAAWNACLEEGADFSDMNQAMRERDVPRIREIWAKLVEKLDNQTFYGFLCDSTAFRSFRHREIFGQVGFGTGGWDTDFPNSILEILRVVYTEADDHHRGIVGGSQQLPLRLWEREPEKIVHWAYGTSLASLHGGEPRPAVTRLNRTAGNRITVTDAAGDIRTYRAAVFTAQSWMLLSKVACDDALFPIDHWTAIERTHYMESSKLFVPVDRPFWLDKDAETGRDVMSMTLTDRMTRGTYLLDNGPDRPAVICLSYTWCDDSLKWLPLSANERMEVMLKSLGEIYPKVDIRKHVIGSPVTVSWENEPYFMGAFKANLPGHYRYQRRLFTHFMQDRLPEDKRGIFLAGDDISWTAGWAEGAVQTALNAVWGVMHHFGGGTDAGNPGPGDVYDEIAPLELPED; encoded by the coding sequence ATGACGTCCACGGTGCCCCCCGCCGTCCCGCACACCGACGCGCAGCCGCCGATCACCATGTTCGGCCCGGACTTCCCGTACGCGTACGACGACTTCCTCGCGCACCCCGCGGGACTCGGCCAGATACCCGCGACCGAGCTGGGCACCGAGGTGGCGGTCATCGGCGGCGGCCTCTCCGGCATCGTGACGGCGTACGAGCTGATGAAGATGGGCCTCAAGCCCGTCGTGTACGAGGCGGACAAGATCGGCGGGCGGCTGCGGACGGTCGGGTTCGAGGGCTGCGACCCCTCGCTGACCGCCGAGATGGGCGCCATGCGCTTTCCGCCCTCCTCCACGGCGCTCCAGCACTACATCGACCTGGTGGGGCTGCGGACCGAACCGTTCCCCAACCCGCTCTCCGAGACCACGCCCTCGACCGTCGTCGACCTCAAGGGCGAGTCGCACTACGCCCGGACGCTCGCCGACCTGCCGCAGGTCTACCGGGACGTCGCCGCCGCCTGGAACGCCTGCCTGGAGGAGGGCGCCGACTTCTCCGACATGAACCAGGCGATGCGCGAGCGGGACGTGCCGCGCATCCGGGAGATCTGGGCGAAGCTCGTCGAGAAGCTCGACAACCAGACCTTCTACGGATTCCTCTGTGACTCGACGGCCTTCAGGTCCTTCCGGCACCGGGAGATCTTCGGGCAGGTCGGCTTCGGCACGGGCGGCTGGGACACCGACTTCCCGAACTCCATCCTGGAGATCCTGCGCGTCGTCTACACCGAGGCCGACGACCACCACCGCGGGATCGTCGGCGGCAGCCAGCAGCTGCCGCTGCGCCTGTGGGAGCGCGAGCCCGAGAAGATCGTGCACTGGGCGTACGGGACCTCGCTGGCCTCGCTGCACGGCGGGGAGCCGCGGCCGGCCGTGACCCGGCTCAACCGCACCGCGGGCAACCGGATCACCGTGACCGACGCCGCCGGTGACATCCGTACGTACCGGGCGGCGGTCTTCACCGCGCAGTCCTGGATGCTGCTGTCCAAGGTCGCCTGCGACGACGCGCTGTTCCCGATCGACCACTGGACGGCGATCGAGCGCACGCACTACATGGAGAGCTCCAAGCTGTTCGTGCCGGTGGACCGGCCGTTCTGGCTGGACAAGGACGCGGAGACCGGGCGGGACGTCATGTCGATGACGCTCACCGACCGTATGACGCGGGGCACTTACCTCCTCGACAACGGCCCGGACCGGCCCGCTGTCATCTGCCTCTCCTACACGTGGTGCGACGACAGTCTGAAGTGGTTGCCGCTGTCCGCGAACGAGCGGATGGAGGTGATGCTGAAGTCGCTCGGGGAGATCTATCCGAAGGTCGACATCAGGAAGCACGTCATCGGCAGTCCGGTGACCGTGTCCTGGGAGAACGAGCCGTACTTCATGGGCGCGTTCAAGGCGAACCTGCCTGGTCACTACCGGTATCAGCGGCGCCTGTTCACGCACTTCATGCAGGACCGGCTGCCCGAGGACAAGCGGGGGATCTTCCTCGCGGGGGACGACATCTCGTGGACGGCGGGGTGGGCGGAGGGGGCTGTGCAGACCGCTCTCAACGCGGTGTGGGGGGTCATGCACCACTTCGGTGGTGGGACCGATGCGGGCAATCCCGGGCCCGGGGACGTCTACGACGAGATAGCCCCGCTGGAACTCCCGGAGGACTGA
- a CDS encoding carbon-nitrogen hydrolase family protein, with amino-acid sequence MRTALLQSSGRPGSVVGNLKVLDEAAGRAAAAGAGLLIAPELFLTGYAIGADVHRLAEPADGDSADEIAEIAGRHGLAVVYGYPERASDLVFNSAQLISADGTRLANYRKTHLFGCFEQEWFTPGDEPVVQAELDGLRVGLMICYDVEFPENVRAHALAGTDLLVVPTAQMHPFQFVAESVVPVRAFENQLYVAYVNRVGTEGEFEFVGLSTLAGPDGGARARAGRTEELVLGDVDPVFLAASREANPYLKDRRPGLYGALGRHPRTT; translated from the coding sequence ATGCGCACCGCCCTGCTCCAGAGCTCCGGCCGCCCCGGATCCGTCGTCGGGAACCTCAAGGTCCTCGACGAGGCCGCGGGCCGTGCCGCCGCCGCGGGCGCCGGGCTGCTGATCGCCCCGGAGCTGTTCCTCACCGGGTACGCGATCGGCGCCGACGTGCACCGGCTCGCCGAGCCCGCCGACGGGGACTCCGCGGACGAGATCGCCGAGATCGCCGGGCGGCACGGCCTCGCCGTCGTCTACGGCTACCCGGAGCGTGCGTCGGACCTGGTCTTCAACTCCGCGCAGCTCATCTCCGCCGACGGCACGCGCCTCGCGAACTACCGCAAGACCCATCTCTTCGGCTGCTTCGAGCAGGAGTGGTTCACGCCCGGCGACGAGCCGGTCGTCCAGGCCGAGCTGGACGGTCTCCGTGTGGGTCTCATGATCTGCTACGACGTGGAGTTCCCGGAGAACGTCCGCGCGCACGCCCTCGCCGGCACCGATCTGCTCGTGGTGCCCACGGCCCAGATGCATCCGTTCCAGTTCGTCGCCGAGTCCGTCGTGCCCGTACGGGCCTTCGAGAACCAGCTGTACGTCGCGTACGTCAACCGGGTCGGCACGGAAGGGGAGTTCGAGTTCGTCGGGCTCTCCACGCTGGCAGGACCCGACGGCGGCGCCCGGGCCCGCGCGGGCCGCACCGAGGAACTCGTCCTCGGCGACGTGGACCCGGTGTTCCTCGCCGCCTCGCGCGAGGCCAACCCGTACCTGAAGGACCGCCGCCCCGGCCTCTACGGGGCCCTCGGCCGACACCCCCGTACGACCTGA
- a CDS encoding Repetin — MNRRWTFGNRGRRTAVLGAALLLTAGLAGSATAFGAEDGPASATASATASGKAAREAAALTGSAKLYRSAGDDITFSFDARLAAKDNDDPLKATGTFEWSHYAGGEGAWAKAEVDCLLTGGRVAVVSGVITDSDLPGAKGKRVGVTVHDTGRHDRLGYSWAATGGPVGGLPRCVSSAPFEKVKKGTGDFTVVPWLPKF, encoded by the coding sequence ATGAACCGCCGATGGACATTCGGGAACCGCGGCAGGAGGACCGCCGTGCTGGGCGCGGCCCTGCTTCTCACCGCCGGACTCGCCGGATCGGCGACCGCGTTCGGAGCGGAGGACGGGCCGGCCTCCGCAACCGCCTCCGCGACCGCCTCCGGCAAGGCCGCGCGGGAGGCCGCCGCGCTCACCGGCAGCGCGAAGCTGTACCGGTCCGCCGGTGACGACATCACGTTCTCCTTCGACGCGCGTCTGGCGGCGAAGGACAACGACGATCCGCTGAAGGCGACGGGCACCTTCGAGTGGAGCCACTACGCCGGCGGCGAAGGCGCGTGGGCGAAGGCCGAGGTGGACTGCCTGCTCACCGGCGGCAGGGTGGCGGTCGTCTCCGGTGTGATCACCGACTCCGATCTGCCCGGTGCGAAGGGCAAACGGGTCGGTGTCACCGTCCACGACACCGGACGGCACGACCGTCTCGGCTACAGCTGGGCCGCCACGGGCGGCCCCGTCGGGGGCCTGCCCAGGTGCGTCAGCTCCGCGCCCTTCGAGAAGGTGAAGAAGGGCACGGGCGACTTCACGGTCGTGCCGTGGCTTCCGAAGTTCTAG
- a CDS encoding MFS transporter, translated as MTLSSARRLAVVLYGYAFLDDFVLLYPVYALLFADSGLTVWQISSLFALWSVTGVVLEIPSGAWADAVSRRLLLWVGPLLTAAGFTLWVLVPSYWAFALGFVLWGIKGALGSGALEALVYEELERLGAGGSYGRVMGRARAAGLVGVMAAMGLAGPVFAYGGYPVVGAASVLACLLTSAVATRFPEHRAADPGARSGEGWAGPLRAGFAEARADRSVRAALLVVPAVTAVWGALDEYTPLLVRDTGVAENDVSHWLLLVWAGATVGGLLAGPAQRWGRGGFAGILAGSALALALGAGARTPAGIGLVAVAFCGFQLASVLADARLQESIEGTGRATLTSVAGVGTDLATVAVFGAYAVVGSATSHATAFALSAVPYLLTALIVAAGRSAARTSEATARP; from the coding sequence ATGACACTCTCTTCCGCACGGCGGTTGGCCGTCGTGCTGTACGGCTATGCGTTTCTCGACGACTTCGTGCTGCTCTACCCGGTGTACGCGTTGCTGTTCGCCGACAGCGGGCTCACGGTGTGGCAGATCTCCTCGCTCTTCGCCCTCTGGTCCGTCACCGGAGTCGTGCTGGAGATACCGTCCGGCGCCTGGGCCGACGCCGTCTCACGGCGGCTGCTCCTGTGGGTCGGGCCGCTGCTCACCGCCGCCGGATTCACGCTCTGGGTGCTCGTGCCCTCGTACTGGGCGTTCGCCCTCGGGTTCGTGCTCTGGGGAATCAAAGGGGCGCTGGGCTCCGGCGCGCTGGAGGCGCTGGTGTACGAGGAGCTCGAACGGCTCGGTGCCGGCGGCAGTTACGGGCGTGTGATGGGCCGGGCCCGGGCGGCGGGGCTCGTGGGCGTGATGGCGGCGATGGGCCTGGCCGGACCGGTCTTCGCGTACGGCGGCTATCCGGTCGTCGGGGCCGCCAGTGTGCTGGCCTGTCTGCTGACGTCCGCCGTCGCGACACGGTTCCCCGAGCACCGGGCGGCGGACCCCGGGGCCAGGTCCGGCGAGGGATGGGCCGGGCCGCTGCGGGCCGGGTTCGCCGAGGCCCGCGCGGACCGGTCCGTACGCGCCGCCCTGCTGGTCGTACCGGCCGTCACGGCGGTGTGGGGCGCCCTCGACGAGTACACGCCCCTGCTCGTCCGGGACACGGGCGTCGCCGAGAACGACGTGTCGCACTGGCTGTTGCTGGTCTGGGCGGGAGCGACGGTCGGCGGGCTGCTGGCCGGACCGGCCCAGCGGTGGGGCAGAGGCGGGTTCGCCGGGATCCTGGCGGGCTCCGCGCTGGCGCTCGCCCTGGGCGCGGGGGCGCGCACCCCGGCCGGGATCGGCCTGGTCGCGGTCGCCTTCTGCGGGTTCCAGCTGGCGAGCGTCCTGGCCGACGCCCGGCTCCAGGAGAGCATCGAGGGAACCGGCCGGGCCACCCTGACCTCCGTCGCCGGGGTCGGCACCGACCTGGCCACCGTCGCCGTGTTCGGCGCCTACGCGGTGGTCGGGTCGGCGACCTCGCACGCCACCGCCTTCGCACTGTCGGCGGTGCCCTATCTCCTCACGGCGCTGATCGTCGCCGCCGGGAGGAGCGCGGCTAGAACTTCGGAAGCCACGGCACGACCGTGA
- a CDS encoding Lrp/AsnC family transcriptional regulator, with amino-acid sequence MLNDLDERIVHALAEDARRSYADIGQEIGLSAPAVKRRVDRLRSSGAITGFTVRVDPAALGWETEGFVEIYCRRNTSPETIQRGLERYQEVVAASTVTGEADAVVQVFASDMRHFERVLERIAGEAFVERTKSVLVLSPLLRRFSSGAPT; translated from the coding sequence GTGCTGAACGATCTCGACGAACGTATCGTGCACGCCCTTGCCGAGGACGCTCGGCGCTCCTACGCCGACATCGGGCAGGAGATCGGGCTGTCCGCGCCCGCCGTGAAGCGGCGGGTGGACCGGCTGCGGTCCAGTGGGGCCATCACCGGGTTCACCGTGCGGGTGGACCCCGCGGCGCTCGGGTGGGAGACCGAGGGGTTCGTCGAGATCTACTGCCGCCGGAACACCTCGCCGGAGACGATCCAGCGGGGGCTGGAGCGGTATCAGGAGGTGGTGGCCGCTTCCACCGTCACGGGGGAGGCGGACGCGGTGGTGCAGGTGTTCGCCTCCGACATGCGGCACTTCGAGCGGGTGCTTGAGCGGATCGCGGGGGAGGCGTTCGTCGAGCGGACGAAGTCCGTGCTGGTGCTTTCGCCGTTGTTGCGGAGGTTTTCTTCCGGGGCGCCGACGTGA
- a CDS encoding amino acid permease codes for MHDHGAPPQSRSHPSSAGPGARLMRRKPVETLVAEGGQGEGGSLRRSLGLWQLTMISIGATLGTGIFVVLGEAVPKAGPAVTVSFVIAGLTALFSALSYAELAGTIPVSGSSYSYTYATMGELIAWICGWCLVLEYGVSVAAVAVGWGEYLNELLDGTIGVTIPDALSAPPGDGGIFNLPALIVVLLAMAFLLGGARESARANTVMVVVKIAALLLFCLIGVQGFRSGNYENFMPLGMAGVSAAGATLFFSYIGFDAASTAGEEARNAQRDLPRAIMLSLIIVTALYVLVAAVAVGAMPWREFTDSEAALAGIMKDVTGDAVWGTLLAAGAVIAIASVVLTVLYGQTRILFAMSRDGLVPKVFSRVHAKSGTPRVNTVIVSSFCGVLAAAIPLGQLADATSIGTLFAFALVNVAVVVLRRTRPGMPRTFRVPLSPLMPALGFGFCVWMMGSLDTVTWVVFGVWMAVGLVFYFSYGYRRSRLATPEK; via the coding sequence GTGCACGACCACGGCGCACCACCGCAGTCCCGCAGTCATCCCTCGTCCGCCGGGCCCGGCGCGCGTCTGATGCGCCGCAAGCCCGTGGAGACCCTGGTCGCCGAGGGCGGCCAGGGCGAGGGCGGCAGCCTGCGGCGCTCCCTCGGGCTGTGGCAGCTGACGATGATCAGCATCGGCGCCACGCTCGGCACCGGCATCTTCGTGGTGCTCGGCGAGGCCGTTCCGAAGGCGGGCCCGGCCGTCACTGTCTCCTTCGTGATCGCCGGACTCACCGCGCTCTTCTCGGCCCTCTCGTACGCCGAACTTGCGGGCACCATCCCGGTCTCCGGATCCTCGTACTCGTACACCTACGCCACCATGGGCGAGCTGATCGCCTGGATCTGCGGCTGGTGTCTCGTCCTGGAGTACGGCGTCTCCGTCGCGGCCGTGGCCGTCGGCTGGGGCGAGTACCTGAACGAGCTGCTCGACGGCACGATCGGCGTCACCATCCCGGACGCGCTCTCCGCGCCGCCCGGGGACGGCGGGATCTTCAACCTGCCCGCGCTGATCGTCGTGCTGCTCGCCATGGCGTTCCTGCTGGGCGGCGCCCGCGAGTCCGCGCGCGCCAACACCGTCATGGTCGTCGTCAAGATCGCCGCGCTGCTGCTGTTCTGCCTCATCGGCGTGCAGGGCTTCCGCTCCGGCAACTACGAGAACTTCATGCCGCTGGGCATGGCGGGCGTCAGCGCCGCCGGAGCCACCCTCTTCTTCTCCTACATCGGCTTCGACGCCGCCTCCACCGCGGGCGAGGAGGCCAGGAACGCGCAGCGCGACCTGCCGCGCGCGATCATGCTCTCCCTGATCATCGTGACCGCCCTGTACGTGCTCGTCGCGGCCGTCGCCGTCGGTGCCATGCCCTGGCGGGAGTTCACCGACTCGGAGGCCGCGCTCGCCGGGATCATGAAGGACGTCACCGGCGACGCCGTCTGGGGCACGCTGCTCGCGGCCGGCGCGGTCATCGCCATCGCGAGCGTCGTCCTGACCGTGCTCTACGGGCAGACCCGCATCCTCTTCGCCATGTCCCGCGACGGACTCGTGCCCAAGGTCTTCTCCCGCGTCCACGCGAAGAGCGGGACCCCGCGCGTCAACACCGTCATCGTGTCCTCGTTCTGCGGTGTCCTCGCCGCCGCGATCCCGCTCGGACAGCTCGCCGACGCGACCAGCATCGGCACGCTCTTCGCCTTCGCGCTGGTGAATGTGGCCGTCGTGGTCCTGCGGCGTACGCGGCCCGGGATGCCCCGGACGTTCCGGGTGCCGCTGTCGCCGCTGATGCCCGCGCTGGGCTTCGGCTTCTGCGTGTGGATGATGGGCAGCCTCGACACTGTGACCTGGGTGGTCTTCGGGGTCTGGATGGCCGTCGGGCTCGTGTTCTACTTCAGTTACGGCTATCGCCGCTCCCGCCTCGCCACTCCAGAGAAGTGA
- a CDS encoding GuaB1 family IMP dehydrogenase-related protein has translation MRFLNDIQPAYDLTYDDVFMVPSRSAVGSRQGVDLASPDGTGTTIPLVVANMTAIAGRRMAETVARRGGLVVIPQDIPIEVVTEVVSWVKSRHLVLDTPIVLAPHQTVADALSLLPKRAHNAGVVVDGEGRPVGVVTDADLNGVDRFTQLSEVMSRDLLLLDADIEPGEAFDRLDHANRRYAPAVDEEGRLAGILTRKGALRATLYTPATDADGKLRIAAAVGINGDVAGKAKQLLAAGVDTLVVDTAHGHQESMLSAVRAVRALDPQVPIVAGNIVAAEGVRDLIEAGADIIKVGVGPGAMCTTRMMTGVGRPQFSAVLECAAEAKKHGKHVWADGGVRHPRDVAMALAAGASNVMVGSWFAGTYESPGDLQQDANGRLYKESFGMASARAVRNRTSEESAYDRARKALFEEGISTSRMFLDPSRPGVEDLVDSIIAGVRSSCTYAGANSLAEFAERAVVGVQSAAGYAEGQPLHASWS, from the coding sequence GTGCGTTTCCTCAACGACATCCAGCCCGCGTACGACCTGACGTACGACGACGTCTTCATGGTGCCGAGCCGTTCCGCGGTCGGCTCGCGGCAGGGCGTCGACCTGGCTTCGCCGGACGGCACCGGCACCACGATTCCCCTGGTGGTCGCCAACATGACCGCCATCGCGGGCCGCCGGATGGCCGAGACCGTGGCCCGCCGCGGCGGGCTCGTCGTCATCCCGCAGGACATCCCGATCGAGGTCGTCACCGAGGTCGTCTCCTGGGTCAAGAGCCGGCACCTCGTGCTGGACACCCCGATCGTCCTCGCCCCGCACCAGACCGTCGCCGACGCGCTGTCCCTGCTGCCCAAGCGCGCGCACAACGCCGGTGTCGTGGTGGACGGCGAGGGCCGGCCCGTCGGCGTGGTCACCGACGCCGACCTGAACGGCGTCGACCGCTTCACCCAGCTCTCCGAGGTCATGTCCCGGGACCTGCTGCTGCTCGACGCGGACATCGAGCCGGGCGAGGCGTTCGACAGGCTCGATCACGCCAACCGCCGGTACGCGCCCGCCGTGGACGAGGAGGGCCGCCTCGCCGGCATCCTCACCCGCAAGGGCGCCCTGCGTGCCACGCTCTACACACCCGCCACCGACGCGGACGGCAAGCTGCGCATCGCCGCCGCCGTCGGTATCAACGGCGATGTGGCGGGCAAGGCCAAGCAGTTGCTCGCCGCTGGCGTCGACACGCTCGTCGTGGACACCGCGCACGGCCACCAGGAGTCGATGCTCTCCGCGGTGCGGGCCGTCCGCGCGCTCGACCCCCAGGTGCCGATCGTCGCGGGCAACATCGTCGCCGCCGAGGGCGTACGCGATCTGATCGAGGCCGGCGCGGACATCATCAAGGTCGGGGTCGGACCCGGCGCCATGTGCACCACGCGCATGATGACCGGCGTGGGCCGCCCGCAGTTCTCGGCCGTCCTGGAGTGCGCGGCCGAGGCGAAGAAGCACGGCAAGCACGTGTGGGCCGACGGTGGTGTGCGGCACCCGCGCGATGTCGCCATGGCCCTGGCCGCGGGCGCGTCGAACGTGATGGTCGGCTCGTGGTTCGCCGGTACGTACGAGTCGCCGGGCGACCTTCAGCAGGACGCGAACGGGCGGCTGTACAAGGAGTCGTTCGGCATGGCGTCCGCGCGCGCGGTGCGCAACCGTACGTCTGAGGAGTCGGCGTACGACCGGGCGCGCAAGGCGCTGTTCGAGGAGGGGATCTCGACGTCCCGGATGTTCCTCGACCCGTCCCGGCCGGGGGTCGAGGACCTGGTCGACTCGATCATCGCGGGTGTGCGGTCCTCTTGTACGTATGCCGGTGCGAACTCTCTTGCGGAGTTCGCGGAGCGGGCGGTCGTGGGCGTGCAGAGTGCTGCGGGGTATGCGGAGGGGCAGCCGCTGCATGCCAGTTGGAGCTGA
- a CDS encoding barstar family protein has protein sequence MTHDEPGHDEPRHDLPGRHVVTLDLDGVADKAGLMERCVRALELPEWFGRNWDALADSLTDPSVWPAAAGERGLLVVVTGWRTYARVRPDEWETAEDVFAQAADRTPALTVALALGA, from the coding sequence ATGACGCACGACGAGCCGGGACACGACGAGCCGCGACACGACCTGCCGGGCCGCCACGTGGTCACCCTGGACCTCGACGGGGTCGCGGACAAGGCGGGCCTCATGGAGCGCTGCGTACGCGCCCTGGAGCTGCCGGAGTGGTTCGGCCGCAACTGGGACGCGCTCGCCGACAGCCTCACCGACCCGTCCGTGTGGCCCGCGGCCGCCGGCGAGCGGGGCCTGCTGGTCGTCGTCACCGGCTGGCGCACGTACGCGCGCGTCCGGCCCGACGAGTGGGAGACCGCCGAGGACGTCTTCGCCCAGGCGGCCGACCGCACCCCGGCGCTCACCGTGGCGCTGGCCCTCGGCGCCTAG
- a CDS encoding ribonuclease domain-containing protein — protein MLLRSVPRPLSALLVCLTALLLAGCSSTDTAGNATGKTSGDTDTATASAPAWADGMDTVREAGLPAEARRTLALIDAGGPFPYAKDGTVFGNFERELPRQERGYYHEYTVRTPGERDRGARRIVTGRDGEVYYTDDHYNSFRAVLR, from the coding sequence ATGCTGCTCCGGTCCGTCCCCCGTCCGCTCTCCGCGCTGCTGGTGTGCCTGACGGCCCTGCTGCTCGCCGGCTGCTCGTCCACGGACACCGCCGGGAACGCGACCGGGAAGACGTCCGGGGACACGGACACCGCGACCGCCTCCGCTCCCGCGTGGGCCGACGGCATGGACACGGTCCGGGAGGCCGGGCTGCCCGCCGAGGCGCGCCGGACGCTCGCCCTCATCGACGCGGGCGGCCCCTTCCCGTACGCCAAGGACGGCACCGTCTTCGGGAACTTCGAGCGGGAGCTGCCGCGCCAGGAGCGCGGCTATTACCACGAGTACACGGTACGGACGCCCGGCGAGCGGGATCGCGGGGCCCGGCGCATTGTCACCGGGCGGGACGGCGAGGTCTACTACACCGATGATCACTACAACTCGTTCAGGGCGGTGCTGAGATGA